In Phlebotomus papatasi isolate M1 chromosome 1, Ppap_2.1, whole genome shotgun sequence, the following proteins share a genomic window:
- the LOC129798505 gene encoding ataxin-10 — protein MFTPESIKISIQEGNTSNFVEFIEESIKKHSSTKLCPTDEKCDFLHALPQILDIFIEITRIYCQEAENIGSRTVLQACLKFLKVSCAHGKSLQGMIAGKEGVLEAIKIILNSPEDGILKKWTWHLLVNVIVGNSDTLRLIWSDFGDFLLTEMTGNHENTPITAAVLYNCLRLAMEENVQEIPTAEIFRRMIGTLERNVGAAESNQMDFVHLSFEYVLSKVDKFRDIYSQLNGFDRTWTIFYITDHVKDSRQPQIEEEVLKYLPGQFNKKSQCILNSSLQYEEDDPKEVMALLRCFVAITGSDTYGKVFKDNASLFINTSALLVAVHQLSSQENSQFKPLGKLEDFSTKSQAAQEAEKEVFFELKTLLVRLIANLSHKNRKNQDLARELNVVLTICSCTTMDARNPMMKEWAIVALKNLLEGNLENQNIIKSMVNTGPAANNVLSELTMENGTVRINRNQEQ, from the exons ATGTTCACTCCAGAGAGTATCAAAATCTCCATCCAGGAAGGAAATACCTcgaattttgtggaatttatcgAAGAGAGTATCAAAAA gcATTCCAGCACGAAACTCTGTCCAACAGATGAAAAATGTGATTTCCTGCACGCCCTTCCTCAAATTCTCGACATTTTCATAGAAATCACACGTATTTATTGCCAAGAAGCTGAAAATATTGGTTCCCGGACAGTTCTTCAGGCGTGCTTGAAGTTTCTTAAAGTGAGTTGCGCCCATGGAAAGTCTCTTCAGGGAATGATTGCAGGAAAAGAGGGTGTTTTGGAggcaataaaaatcattttaaattcccCAGAAGATGGGATATTGAAAAAATGGACGTGGCATCTCCTGGTCAACGTCATTGTGGGCAATTCCGACACTTTGAGACTGATTTGGTCAGATTTTGGAGATTTTCTCCTGACTGAGATGACAGGGAACCATGAAAATACACCAATAACTGCTGCAGTCCTCTACAATTGCCTCAGATTAGCCATGGAGGAAAATGTCCAGGAGATTCCCACTGCAGAAATTTTCAGGCGAATGATAGGAACTCTGGAGAGGAATGTTGGAGCAGCTGAGTCTAaccaaatggattttgtgcACTTATCTTTTGAGTATGTGCTCTCAAAAGTTGATAAATTCAGAGATATCTATTCCCAGCTCAATGGTTTTGATAGGACTTGGACAATTTTCTACATAACCGACCATGTGAAAGATAGCAGACAGCCTCAAATTGAGGAAGAAGTTCTCAAGTATCTTCCTGGTCAATTCAACAAGAAATCCCAGTGTATTCTCAACAGTAGTCTTCAATACGAAGAGGATGATCCGAAGGAAGTCATGGCTCTTCTGAGATGTTTTGTCGCAATTACTGGAAGTGATACATATGGAAAAGTCTTCAAGGATAATGCTTCTCTCTTCATCAATACAAGTGCCCTTCTAGTCGCAGTTCATCAACTCAGTTCCCAAGAAAATTCCCAATTTAAACCACTAGGAAAGCTTGAGGATTTTTCTACCAAATCCCAGGCAGCTCAGGAAGCAGAAAAGGAGGTATTCTTTGAGTTGAAAACCCTCCTTGTCCGACTGATAGCAAATTTATCCCACAAAAATCGCAAGAATCAGGATTTAGCCAGAGAACTCAACGTTGTGTTAACCATTTGCAGTTGTACGACCATGGATGCCCGGAATCCAA TGATGAAAGAATGGGCAATTGTGGCACTGAAAAATCTCCTCGAGGGCAATCTTGAGAATCAGAACATCATCAAATCCATGGTAAATACGGGTCCTGCAGCAAACAACGTTCTAAGTGAGTTGACGATGGAAAATGGTACAGTTCGAATAAATCGCAATCAGGAGCAATAA
- the LOC129798511 gene encoding putative GPI-anchor transamidase, whose product MIFPFIQILLFSFLTTVFSSEIQLPEKFVQSDSHTNNWAVLVDTSRFWFNYRHVANVLSIYRSVKRLGIPDSQIILMIADDMACNPRNPRPATVFNNANQHINVYGDDVEVDYRGYEVTVENFVRLLTGRNKNGTTRSKKLLTDPGSNVLIYLTGHGGDGFLKFQDSEEITSQELADAIEQMWQKQRYNELFFMIDTCQAASMYEKFYSPNILAVASSLVGEDSLSHHVDPAIGVYIIDRYTYYALEFLEKVTPDSKKSMGEFLQVCPKRVCISTVGIRKDLYPKDPYKVPITNFFGSIRQTEIVRTRLNLTLPEEPEDTKEENSVDSDPVDYQLNLIEQFPGKLFQ is encoded by the exons ATGATTTTCCCATTCATCCAAATATTGCTATTTTCCTTCCTGACCACAGTATTTTCCAGTGAAATCCAG TTGCCGGAGAAATTTGTCCAAAGCGATTCGCATACAAACAACTGGGCAGTTCTGGTGGATACCTCGAGATTCTGGTTCAATTACAGGCATGTGGCCAATGTTCTGTCAATCTACCGTTCAGTCAAGAGACTGGGCATCCCAGACAGTCAGATAATCCTCATGATAGCCGACGACATGGCATGCAATCCGAGAAATCCTCGTCCAGCCACTGTCTTCAATAATGCCAATCAGCACATCAATGTTTACGGAGACGACGTTGAGGTGGATTACAGAGGCTATGAGGTGACCGTGGAGAACTTTGTAAGACTCCTGACTGGAAGGAATAAGAATGGCACAACGAGATCCAAAAAACTCCTCACAGATCCCGGAAGCAACGTTCTAATCTACCTCACAGGACACGGAGGCGATGGCTTTCTCAAGTTTCAAGATTCAGAGGAGATTACCAGCCAAGAACTTGCCGATGCCATTGAGCAGATGTGGCAGAAACAGAGATACAATGAACTTTTCTTCATGATAGACACCTGCCAGGCAGCTTCCATGTATGAAAAGTTTTACTCCCCAAACATCCTTGCTGTTGCCAGCAGTTTAGTCGGCGAGGATTCTCTCTCT CATCACGTTGATCCGGCCATTGGAGTTTACATTATCGACAGATACACTTACTACGCCCTGGAATTCCTTGAAAAAGTCACACCGGACAGCAAAAAATCCATGGGGGAGTTCCTTCAAGTATGCCCAAAGCGAGTTTGCATCTCAACTGTGGGAATCCGGAAGGATTTATACCCAAAAGATCCATACAAAGTTCCAATTACCAATTTTTTTGGTTCCATCCGACAAACGGAAATTGTCCGGACACGCTTGAATTTGACTCTGCCTGAGGAACCTGAGGATACCAAAGAGGAAAATTCAGTTGATTCAGATCCTGTGGATTACCAGCTGAATCTAATAGAACAATTCCCCGGAAAATTATTccaataa